The following proteins are encoded in a genomic region of Desulfosporosinus youngiae DSM 17734:
- a CDS encoding CaiB/BaiF CoA transferase family protein: MNKQIKILEGMKVVDLTRILTGPYCTQVLADMGAQIDKIEDIGPNANERSWPPYAPGTEESTYFLGINRGKKSIELNLKEQKAKEIVHKLVAEADIVVENFAPGVAGKLGVGYETIKSLKSDIIYLSISSFGQTGPLSKLPGYDMLAQAMGGLLSITGLPDTPIRVGSSMGDIIAGLYGVISILGALNYRNKTGEGQHIDIALVDCIFTCLENFVPAYTICNQLPQRRGSRHPDGGPYDVYTCKDGYVCIVASNEKLWGNMCKIMGCSELATDPKFNSNQARIANIEEMTDIINQWMKDYTVAQVIKAFREGRVPVAPILEIPQIVESENTKFREMLIEYDHTTAGTIKVPGNPMKFGAYNAKAESPPPFKGQHNIEILTRLGLDSQTIEDMIESGIVGNGHIVRAKK, translated from the coding sequence TTGAATAAGCAGATAAAAATTCTTGAAGGTATGAAGGTTGTGGATCTAACAAGAATTTTAACGGGACCATATTGTACTCAAGTTCTTGCTGATATGGGAGCACAAATCGACAAGATAGAAGATATAGGGCCAAATGCCAATGAAAGAAGTTGGCCGCCTTATGCTCCGGGGACTGAGGAAAGCACTTATTTTTTGGGAATTAATAGAGGCAAAAAAAGCATCGAGTTAAATCTGAAAGAACAGAAAGCTAAGGAAATCGTTCATAAATTAGTTGCTGAGGCAGATATAGTTGTTGAGAACTTCGCCCCCGGTGTTGCGGGCAAATTAGGTGTTGGATATGAAACCATTAAAAGCTTAAAGTCCGATATTATTTATCTTTCTATATCATCCTTTGGACAAACGGGCCCCTTAAGCAAATTGCCAGGTTATGATATGTTAGCCCAGGCTATGGGTGGATTACTGAGTATTACAGGACTTCCGGATACACCCATAAGGGTGGGGTCTTCTATGGGAGACATAATTGCAGGACTCTATGGTGTGATCAGTATTCTCGGAGCTTTGAACTATAGAAATAAAACTGGCGAAGGGCAGCATATTGATATAGCTCTAGTTGATTGTATATTTACTTGCCTGGAGAATTTTGTACCGGCGTATACCATATGTAATCAGCTTCCTCAGAGACGTGGCAGCAGGCATCCAGATGGAGGCCCGTATGATGTATATACTTGTAAGGATGGATATGTCTGCATTGTAGCTTCTAATGAAAAGCTATGGGGAAATATGTGTAAAATCATGGGTTGTTCCGAACTGGCTACTGACCCTAAGTTTAACAGCAATCAAGCGCGTATTGCGAATATTGAAGAAATGACTGATATCATAAATCAATGGATGAAAGATTATACCGTTGCGCAGGTCATTAAAGCGTTCCGTGAGGGTCGTGTACCCGTCGCTCCAATCTTGGAAATACCTCAGATTGTAGAAAGTGAGAATACTAAATTTCGGGAAATGTTAATTGAATATGACCATACAACAGCCGGAACAATCAAAGTTCCGGGAAATCCCATGAAATTTGGGGCTTATAATGCCAAAGCAGAGTCGCCACCACCTTTTAAGGGCCAGCATAATATCGAAATACTCACTCGATTAGGCTTAGATTCCCAAACAATTGAGGATATGATTGAGTCCGGTATTGTTGGAAATGGGCATATTGTAAGAGCAAAGAAGTAA
- a CDS encoding sigma 54-interacting transcriptional regulator has product MIDKLIKTDPLPVTLETKVESVLGLYLDMGLLRIPVVDNTRKFCGVIRLNKDILFKILNNGGKAKEYLDSKYSTIYLNDSIESIDWKKETYLPVIAADGMYQGYVVEEDATNFIHNYQKILLKTIRDQDITGIVAIDQSNRITFVNRTAEKLYGLNNIKGKLITEVNPQTMLHNIIKSGNSLFSITMKLPNGTQVLADFHPLYENDEVIGAIAFFNSIDEIDEVLKKSHQVMEIALNSSYDGIWITDNNGKAIYINDAIERITGLRKNECIGRYSQDLEREGILSESVAMKVMKEKDIVTILQATPSGKKTLVTGTPIYSENHEISFVVVNNRDITELTALRENYQKSQILKAELENLKTKLKRYEEKEIITKSKQMRKILDLVEKIAPLDSTVLINGESGVGKEVIAKLLHNLSPRSKNGRYVSINCGAIPSTLLESELFGYEKGAFTGAIKEGKLGLMEQAHNGTLLLDEIGELPMDMQVKLLRVLQERKIVRLGGTNEKELDLRIIACTNRDLHEMTQQHLFREDLFYRLNIVPITIPPLRERTEDISGLLLYYLDIFNKKFKTAKYFFSSGHGSVWQVFVAW; this is encoded by the coding sequence ATGATCGATAAATTGATAAAAACTGATCCATTACCTGTCACACTCGAAACAAAGGTTGAATCTGTCTTGGGTTTATACTTGGACATGGGGCTGCTAAGAATACCTGTTGTAGATAATACAAGAAAATTTTGCGGTGTAATTAGACTCAACAAAGATATTTTGTTTAAAATACTAAATAATGGCGGCAAGGCGAAGGAATACCTGGATTCAAAGTATTCTACTATATATTTGAATGATTCAATTGAAAGTATAGATTGGAAAAAAGAAACCTATCTCCCTGTTATAGCTGCTGACGGTATGTATCAAGGGTATGTTGTTGAAGAAGATGCAACCAACTTTATCCATAATTATCAGAAGATTCTGCTAAAAACTATTAGAGATCAAGACATCACCGGGATTGTCGCCATTGATCAGAGCAACCGCATTACGTTTGTAAATCGTACTGCAGAGAAATTGTATGGGTTAAACAATATAAAAGGAAAATTGATCACTGAAGTTAACCCTCAGACGATGCTTCATAATATCATCAAATCCGGAAATTCGTTGTTCTCAATAACTATGAAATTACCCAATGGTACACAAGTTTTGGCTGATTTTCATCCGCTTTATGAAAATGATGAGGTTATTGGCGCTATAGCATTCTTTAATAGTATCGATGAAATCGATGAAGTGCTTAAGAAATCTCATCAAGTCATGGAAATTGCCCTTAATTCATCTTACGACGGTATATGGATTACAGATAATAATGGAAAAGCCATCTATATCAATGATGCTATTGAACGCATTACCGGCTTAAGAAAAAATGAATGCATCGGAAGATATTCGCAAGATCTTGAGAGGGAAGGGATTCTTAGCGAGTCGGTTGCTATGAAAGTAATGAAGGAAAAGGATATCGTTACAATATTACAAGCAACTCCATCCGGGAAAAAAACTCTCGTGACGGGTACTCCAATCTATAGTGAGAATCATGAAATATCATTTGTTGTTGTTAATAACAGAGACATTACTGAATTGACGGCTTTAAGGGAGAATTACCAAAAATCTCAAATTTTAAAGGCAGAGCTTGAAAATTTAAAGACAAAATTAAAACGTTATGAAGAGAAAGAGATAATAACTAAAAGCAAACAAATGAGAAAAATACTTGACTTGGTGGAAAAAATTGCGCCCTTAGACTCTACAGTGTTGATTAATGGTGAATCAGGAGTTGGAAAAGAAGTCATCGCCAAACTATTACATAATTTAAGTCCCAGATCGAAAAATGGAAGATATGTTTCCATTAATTGCGGAGCCATACCTAGCACTCTTCTTGAATCGGAATTATTTGGCTACGAAAAAGGTGCTTTCACTGGCGCGATCAAAGAAGGCAAACTGGGACTAATGGAACAAGCGCATAATGGGACACTCTTGCTTGATGAAATAGGAGAATTGCCTATGGATATGCAAGTAAAACTCTTGCGGGTTCTTCAAGAACGCAAGATAGTGCGATTGGGAGGAACAAATGAGAAAGAATTGGACTTGCGAATTATTGCTTGTACAAATCGGGATCTACATGAAATGACTCAGCAGCATCTTTTTCGTGAGGACTTATTTTACCGACTCAATATTGTTCCTATAACGATACCTCCTCTCAGAGAAAGGACCGAGGATATTTCGGGACTTTTACTATACTATCTGGATATTTTTAATAAAAAATTTAAGACTGCTAAGTATTTTTTCTCCAGCGGTCATGGATCTGTTTGGCAAGTATTTGTGGCCTGGTAA
- a CDS encoding MFS transporter yields the protein MGTKLDLNVEIMKPAGNKRYFAVFMVALMVGINYLDRVNFSVATPTIMQEFGLDAGQMGILMSAFFWSYTLTMLPIGGILNKFGPKHAITGAAAGWGLVTMLTGLASSFTHFFWVRILLGVTEAPGFPASARVVSVWTPIKERTFCSACFDCCARVGSAFAPPLVAWLILSYGWRASFVITGAIAVVYAFFWHFTYHEPDAHPTITKEELAYIRQDEIVTSEGAVESKPIPMLKLFLYPTVLKISIAYALYLYVWTTFNSWMPAYLMQARGLNLKQMGFAAMVPYIVAVVCELLGGVVFDKWKAKGATVTQLRRTGMGLAMLGSAVFIWLTMLASTATGAIMYLSLFMGIFAFGASNVWAIPGDIAPYGQAGGVGGVYNFVGNFGALFSPMVTGFFIASKYGYNGGFTVCCILAVIGAVLFMISDYTRLSPKLA from the coding sequence TTGGGTACAAAATTGGATTTAAACGTTGAAATAATGAAACCAGCTGGAAATAAACGTTATTTTGCAGTATTTATGGTTGCCTTGATGGTTGGAATAAACTACTTGGATCGAGTGAATTTTAGTGTCGCTACTCCAACAATTATGCAAGAATTTGGACTGGATGCCGGGCAAATGGGAATTTTAATGTCTGCTTTCTTTTGGTCATATACCCTCACAATGTTGCCCATCGGTGGTATTCTAAATAAATTCGGTCCCAAACACGCGATAACAGGGGCAGCAGCCGGGTGGGGCTTAGTGACCATGCTTACAGGTTTGGCATCTAGTTTTACACATTTTTTTTGGGTTCGTATCTTATTAGGAGTAACAGAAGCACCCGGCTTTCCCGCTAGTGCACGTGTGGTTTCAGTATGGACTCCGATAAAAGAAAGGACTTTTTGCTCAGCATGTTTTGATTGCTGTGCCAGAGTAGGCTCTGCGTTTGCACCTCCTTTGGTTGCTTGGTTAATCCTGAGTTATGGTTGGAGAGCATCATTTGTAATTACCGGCGCAATCGCGGTAGTGTATGCATTTTTTTGGCATTTTACCTATCATGAACCGGATGCACATCCAACTATTACCAAGGAGGAACTAGCTTATATTAGGCAGGATGAGATCGTTACTTCAGAAGGCGCTGTCGAAAGTAAACCCATTCCTATGTTGAAGTTATTCTTATATCCGACGGTTCTAAAGATTTCAATCGCTTATGCTCTGTATTTATACGTTTGGACTACCTTTAATTCCTGGATGCCGGCTTATTTAATGCAAGCAAGGGGATTAAATCTGAAACAAATGGGTTTCGCAGCAATGGTCCCTTATATTGTAGCAGTTGTTTGCGAATTATTGGGTGGTGTAGTATTTGACAAATGGAAAGCAAAAGGAGCTACTGTAACCCAGTTGAGAAGAACAGGTATGGGTCTGGCAATGCTGGGTTCCGCGGTATTCATTTGGCTGACGATGCTGGCTTCTACAGCAACAGGAGCTATCATGTACCTCAGTCTCTTTATGGGAATCTTTGCATTCGGAGCTTCAAATGTTTGGGCTATTCCTGGGGATATTGCACCCTACGGACAAGCAGGCGGCGTAGGGGGCGTATACAACTTCGTAGGTAATTTCGGAGCATTATTTTCTCCAATGGTGACAGGTTTTTTCATTGCATCCAAATATGGTTACAATGGTGGATTTACAGTATGTTGTATATTAGCCGTAATTGGAGCAGTGCTCTTTATGATCAGTGACTATACTCGTTTATCGCCTAAATTGGCATAA
- a CDS encoding MFS transporter has translation MNNQRVTPIPDRNAPLNGSMIVIWIFAWLALVLDVMDWQLVSVSAKAISTEFNIPASMMGFVLGAPLLGAGLGGLISGVLSDKLGRVRVMFWCLIWYSLFTIAFAYANSIEMMLALRFLVGIGLGAQWGVGNTLVAECLPSRMRIMCSAVIQTGFAFGPMLAAFLAKTVMPTYGWRSLFWFGAIGIVVAIAAKIFIAEPEAWVRSKEHATASGLKMGSLKRLFSTEIYDFTGTTIRRNTIGAFFLVVFSLLAYWSAMSWIPSWLATDKHMDIVKSMNYMMFLNIGGVLGYVLFAFIADRWGRKKPAYVALSASFIAVLIFVRIGDNNTLLMFAPVYAFITYPIFGLFGGYMAELFPTDIRGTGVNTIYNLARMMSFWGPAMLGAIAALTSFSFAIGASAFLYLCAIVPLIFLPETIKKAVSRTGTAIDV, from the coding sequence ATGAATAATCAACGTGTCACGCCCATACCGGATAGGAATGCGCCACTGAATGGGTCAATGATCGTAATATGGATTTTTGCTTGGCTTGCTTTAGTGTTGGATGTAATGGATTGGCAGTTAGTTTCAGTTTCGGCTAAGGCTATTAGTACTGAATTCAACATACCGGCATCAATGATGGGGTTTGTTTTGGGAGCGCCATTGCTAGGAGCAGGCCTGGGTGGCCTTATCTCTGGAGTTTTATCTGATAAGTTAGGAAGAGTACGTGTTATGTTCTGGTGCCTGATCTGGTACTCGTTATTTACCATAGCATTTGCATATGCTAATAGTATTGAAATGATGTTGGCCCTTAGATTTTTAGTTGGTATTGGTTTAGGAGCACAGTGGGGAGTTGGGAATACTCTGGTTGCAGAATGCCTTCCTTCAAGAATGAGAATTATGTGTTCAGCTGTAATACAGACTGGTTTTGCCTTTGGACCGATGCTGGCGGCTTTTCTAGCGAAAACCGTCATGCCTACTTATGGATGGAGGTCCCTATTTTGGTTTGGCGCTATCGGAATAGTTGTAGCTATAGCGGCCAAAATCTTCATTGCTGAACCTGAAGCATGGGTGCGCTCAAAAGAACATGCAACAGCAAGTGGGCTTAAGATGGGTAGTTTAAAGAGACTCTTTAGCACAGAAATATACGATTTTACTGGAACAACCATTAGAAGAAATACCATTGGAGCTTTCTTTCTAGTTGTCTTTTCGTTATTGGCTTACTGGAGTGCCATGAGTTGGATTCCTAGTTGGTTAGCAACTGATAAGCATATGGATATTGTTAAATCTATGAATTATATGATGTTTCTAAACATTGGAGGTGTCCTAGGGTATGTATTATTTGCATTCATAGCTGATCGCTGGGGAAGAAAGAAGCCTGCGTATGTAGCACTGTCAGCTTCCTTTATTGCTGTATTGATCTTTGTAAGGATTGGGGATAATAACACTTTGCTAATGTTTGCCCCTGTTTATGCATTTATTACTTATCCCATATTTGGATTATTTGGCGGATATATGGCTGAATTATTCCCTACTGATATCAGGGGTACGGGCGTAAACACAATATACAACCTCGCCCGAATGATGAGTTTCTGGGGACCCGCGATGTTGGGTGCGATTGCTGCATTAACGTCTTTTTCCTTTGCCATCGGGGCGAGTGCATTCTTGTATCTATGCGCGATTGTACCGCTCATATTCTTGCCTGAGACCATTAAAAAGGCAGTAAGCAGAACTGGCACTGCAATTGACGTGTAA